One part of the Algibacter sp. L1A34 genome encodes these proteins:
- a CDS encoding type 1 glutamine amidotransferase domain-containing protein, whose translation MKSIKTLALALTIITASSCNETKKETVSESVSEVKTELKKDKDMKILFVLTSHDKLGDTGKKTGFWVEEFASPYYTLLDKGAEIIIATPKGGAAPIDPSSDSPDAATASTDRYNKDADAKSKIANTKVLADMNPDDFDAVFYPGGHGPLWDLTNDKVSVALIEKFDRQEKPIAFVCHAPAVLKDVKNADGTALVKGKKITGFSNKEEAAVGLTAVVPLLLENMLIESGAFYSNGDNWAPYAVQDGNLITGQNPASSELVAEKLLESLK comes from the coding sequence ATGAAATCAATTAAAACCTTAGCATTAGCGCTAACTATCATTACAGCATCTAGTTGTAATGAAACAAAAAAAGAAACAGTTTCTGAAAGCGTTTCAGAAGTAAAAACAGAATTAAAAAAAGATAAAGACATGAAAATATTATTTGTATTAACATCTCACGATAAATTAGGAGATACAGGAAAAAAAACAGGATTTTGGGTAGAGGAATTTGCTAGCCCATATTATACTTTATTAGATAAAGGTGCAGAAATTATAATTGCAACACCAAAAGGTGGCGCTGCTCCTATAGATCCAAGTAGTGATTCTCCAGATGCAGCAACAGCATCTACAGATCGTTATAATAAAGATGCCGATGCTAAATCTAAAATTGCAAATACAAAGGTATTAGCAGATATGAATCCAGACGATTTTGATGCTGTATTTTATCCAGGTGGTCATGGTCCATTATGGGATTTAACCAACGATAAAGTATCTGTAGCGTTAATAGAAAAATTCGATCGTCAAGAAAAACCAATTGCATTTGTATGTCACGCACCTGCCGTATTGAAAGATGTTAAAAATGCCGATGGAACGGCCCTAGTTAAAGGTAAAAAAATAACAGGATTCTCTAATAAAGAAGAAGCTGCTGTTGGGTTAACTGCTGTTGTGCCATTATTATTAGAAAATATGCTTATTGAAAGTGGTGCATTTTATTCTAATGGGGATAACTGGGCTCCTTATGCTGTGCAAGATGGTAATTTAATTACGGGTCAAAACCCAGCATCATCTGAGTTAGTTGCTGAAAAATTATTAGAGAGTTTAAAATAA
- a CDS encoding iron-containing alcohol dehydrogenase, which translates to MNNFEFKNPTKIIFGKGSIEKLENEIPKDAKVLLLYGGGSIKKNGIYDQVKKALTKVDVTEFGGIPANPEYATLLEALKVIKEKKITYLLAVGGGSVIDGTKFLSAAALFKGDTPWDILTEKIRTEKGMPFGTVLTLPATGSEMNSGAVITRAETKEKLGMGGPGLFPEFSILDPQVVASIPERQLANGLMDSFTHVLEQYMTYPVGALLQDRFAESILQTIIEVAPKVIKDPTDYQAAANFMWSCTMALNGLIQKGVPGDWAVHAMGHELTALFGIDHARTLAVITPSHYKYNFEAKKEKLAQYGERVWNITEGSVDDKAYAAIEKTVGFFHKLGIDTKLSDYTKDYEGTAEKISKRFTDRGWLGLGEHQNLSPDKVEKIVKMAY; encoded by the coding sequence ATGAACAATTTTGAATTTAAAAACCCAACTAAAATTATATTTGGAAAAGGTTCTATTGAAAAATTAGAAAATGAAATTCCTAAAGACGCCAAAGTATTATTACTTTATGGCGGTGGAAGTATTAAGAAAAATGGTATTTACGACCAAGTTAAAAAAGCTTTGACAAAAGTAGATGTTACTGAGTTTGGAGGTATTCCTGCCAACCCAGAATATGCCACTTTATTGGAAGCATTAAAAGTGATTAAAGAGAAAAAAATCACTTATTTATTAGCTGTAGGCGGTGGCTCTGTAATAGATGGTACCAAATTTTTATCTGCTGCTGCTTTATTTAAAGGTGATACGCCTTGGGATATTTTAACCGAAAAAATTAGAACAGAAAAAGGTATGCCTTTTGGAACTGTTTTAACCTTACCAGCAACAGGATCGGAAATGAATTCTGGTGCCGTAATTACAAGAGCAGAAACCAAGGAAAAATTAGGCATGGGTGGTCCAGGCTTATTCCCTGAGTTCTCTATTTTAGATCCTCAAGTGGTTGCTTCTATTCCAGAACGCCAATTGGCAAATGGATTAATGGATTCTTTTACACATGTTTTAGAACAATACATGACGTACCCCGTTGGTGCATTATTACAAGATCGTTTTGCAGAAAGCATTTTACAAACCATAATTGAGGTGGCTCCAAAAGTGATAAAAGATCCTACAGATTACCAAGCAGCAGCTAACTTTATGTGGAGTTGTACGATGGCCTTAAACGGATTAATCCAAAAAGGCGTTCCTGGAGATTGGGCTGTGCACGCTATGGGACACGAGTTAACCGCTTTATTCGGTATCGATCATGCACGAACTTTAGCTGTAATTACACCAAGCCATTACAAGTATAATTTTGAAGCTAAAAAAGAAAAATTAGCACAGTATGGTGAACGCGTTTGGAATATTACAGAAGGTAGTGTAGACGATAAAGCGTATGCTGCTATCGAGAAAACAGTCGGCTTTTTCCACAAATTGGGTATAGACACGAAATTATCTGATTACACAAAAGATTACGAAGGCACTGCCGAAAAAATCTCTAAACGTTTTACAGATCGTGGGTGGTTAGGTTTAGGAGAACACCAAAATTTATCGCCAGATAAGGTTGAGAAAATTGTTAAAATGGCTTACTAA